From Acidovorax sp. 1608163:
GATATTGCAGCCCATGCCACAGACTGCCGGTTCTACAATTGCACCCATTTGCACGAACCGGGTTGCGGTGTTTTGGACACGTTGAAAAAGCCCACTGAGCAAGGCGGAATCAGCGCGACACGCTACAAAATATATAGCGATTTATTTGCAGAGCTGAGCCAGCCACGGTACTGATACCCAGAGCACAACGCCCGCCCTGGGCTGGGCAAGCGCTAGCAGCGACCTTCAGCCCAGCAGGCGGGCCAAGGTCAACAGGGCCAGCAGCAGCATCCACACCACCACCGAGCGCCACACCAAGCCCACGACGCTGCGCAGATGGCCCACTTCGGGCGCCACGCCCGGGGTGGAGTCGCTGTCGCCCAGGTCGGCATCCATCTCCAGCCCCTGCTGTGCAGCCATCGCATCCACGCGGGCCTTCAAAGCCTCACCGCCCAGGCGGACATTGATGGCCCCCGCCGTGGCAGCCAGCACCACCCCATCGTTGTCGTTGGGGAAGCGCTGGGCATGGAAGCGCCAGCCCTCAATCGCCTCCTCAAAACTGCCGACCACCGCGAAGCTCAGCGCCGTCAGCCGCGATGGCAACCAGTCCATGGCCCACCAGGCTTTGGCCGAAGCCTGTTGCAGCGCCTCGCTGGCCGACTGGCCAGCCGCATGGTGGCGCGGGTGCCAGTACCGGGAGACAAACTCCGCCATGCGGTACAACACCGCGCCAGTAGGGCCAAGCCCCACAGCCGCCAGAATCGAAAACCAGGCCAGAACGCCAAACACGTGCCGGTGGGCCGCAATGACCGAATACTCAATCACATGGCGCACGATCTCGCTGCGCGGCAGCATGCCGACATCCACCTGCTGCCAATGCGCCAAACGCTCCCGAGCAGCGTCTTCCTGCCCTTCCTCCAGGGCATCACGAATGCCCGTGAAGTGGTGGCTGAACTGGCGAAACCCCAGCGTGATGTAAAGCACCGCCACGCTCCAGAGTACGGCGAAAGGCCAGCCCAGCCCCCACAGCAGCGCCCAATGGATGGCCAGGGTAATCAGCGCCGGTAAAACCACGGCCAGGCTCCAGGCCACCCAGCCGTGGTGGGTCTTGCCCGCATCGAAGTTGCGACTCACAGACAGTGCCCACGCGCGCAGCCCGGCGTGGATGGGATTGCTTCTGGACAGGGGGCGTGCCTGCTCGATCAGCAGAGCGAACAGGATGGCAAAGAAACTCATGGGACCAATGATAACGGGCCGCCAGCCACGCCATCCACCATGGTCAGGCACTCAAGAATCGGTACAGATTGCGCAGCATGCCCGCTGTCGCGCCCCAGATGAAGCGGTGCTGCTCCCCATCGTCATACGGCATGGAGAACCACTGCCGATGAATACCGCCAGCCTCAAAGACATGGTGGCGGTGGTGGGCCGGGTTCATCAAAAACGCCAAGGGCACCTCAAACACATCGGCCACTTCGTGGGGATTGGGCTGCAACTCAAAATCTGGCGCCACCAGCGCCACCACCGGCGAGATGATGAAAGAAGAGCCCGTGACGTAGGTGGGCAGCACGCCGAGCACTTCGGCATAGGCAGCGGCCAGCCCAACCTCCTCATGCGCCTCCCTCAGGGCAGTGTGAGAGGGGCTGGCGTCTTCAGGATCGGTCCGCCCCCCGGAAATGCCACCTGCCCCGAATGCGTGGACAGGTGCGCTGTGCGCTCCGTCAGCAACACCATGGGCTGCTCACGCTGCACAATGCCCACCAACACAGCCGCCTGCGCTGGCGCGCGATTGGCATAGGGCTTCTCCAACACCACTTCGGGCGCCCACACGGGCGGGTTTGCAAACCGCTGGCGCAAGGCGGTTGCCGTCAACGCTGCCGCATTGACAGAGGGCAAATGGGCATCCACCTGAGTGACAGGCACCTTGCGCGGATCAAAGCCAGGGATCGCACTCAGCGCAACAGCAGCAGGGGGTTCAGAGCGATGGGGTGTGTTCACAGCAAGCAAAAGCCAAGACAGAGAGGGCGCAGGAAAGCGGATGCGGCACAACCCCAGTCGGCGCGAAAAAATCCGGGGGCCGCGCCGCCGCACATTGATTCAGAGGCAGAAATGAAAAAACCGCTACAGGCCAAGGCACTGTAGCGGTTTGCAGCATCCGAGAATGCCTGGCGCCTTATGCGGCGACAGCTGCAGCCTTGCGCGAAGGCAGCTTTTCCTTGATACGTGCCGACTTACCGCTGCGGTCACGCAGGTAGTACAGCTTGGCACGGCGCACGTCACCACGGCGCTTGACTTCGATGCTGGCGATCAGCGGGCTGTAGGTTTGGAACGTACGTTCCACGCCTTCGCCGCTGGAGATCTTGCGCACGGTGAAGCCGCTGTTCAGGCCGCGATTGCGCTTGGCAATCACCACGCCTTCGTAAGCCTGCACGCGCTTGCGGGTACCTTCCACCACGTTCACGCTCACGATGACGGTGTCACCAGGGGCGAATTCGGGGATGGTCTTGTTCAAGCGGGCGATTTCTTCCGCTTCCAGGGTCTGGATCAGGTTCATGTTGATATCCAACGATCTTGTCCGCGCCAAAAATGGCTGCGTCGGGATTGACGTTCAGGGTTTTGCCAAGGTTTGCATCTTGCACAAAACGGCCGGCCAGAGGATCGAAAAGCCCTCCATTATAGCCAGTCAGCGCAATTTGGCCAATACCGCTTCGTCTGCAGGCTTGAGCGAGCCTGCGGCGCGTGCCGCGTCAATCAGGTCCGGGCGATGCTGGGCGGTGGTCAGCAGCCGCTGGTCACGGCGCCAGCGCTCGATCTGAACGTGGTGACCCGACATCAAAGGCGCCGGCACCGCCCTGCCCGCCCACTCCTCGGGGCGGGTGTAGTGCGGGCAATCCAGCAAACCATCCAACGCAGGATTGAAGCTGTCGAGCTGGTGGCTGCCTTCGTCATTGAGCACACCAGGCTGCAGCCGGGTAACCGCATCCAGCAGGGCCAGGGCCGCAATCTCCCCCCCAGACAACACGAAATCGCCCAGGCTCAGTTGCACCCCCACATAGGCATCGATGAAGCGCTGGTCAATGCCTTCATAGCGACCGCACAGCAAAACAGCCCCGGCGCTGGCAGACCAGCCCTCTACTTCGGCATGGTTGAGCCTGCGACCAATGGGAGAAAACAGCACCAGGGGCACTTGGGCTTCTGGCGCCTCGTTGCGCTGCGCGCGAATGTCTGCCAGGCAGCGCTCCAAGGGCTCGGCCATCATCACCATGCCGGGGCCACCGCCAAAGGGGCGGTCGTCCACCCGGCGGTAATTGCCCTGCGCGTAGTCACGCGGGTTCCACAAGCGCACATCCACTTGGCCAGTGCTGTAGGCACGACGCGTCACACCGGCCGCAAGGAAAGGCGCAAACAGCTCCGGGAACAGGGTGATGACATCAAAGCGCATGAAAGACCACCTCAGAGGGACAAGGCAAAGCGGTCGCTTCAGTAGTCCGGCTGCCAGTCCACGGTGATGCGCTTCTCGGGCAGCTCCACCTTGTCCACAAAGGCCGATACAAAGGGAATCATGCGCTCCTGCGCCTTGCCGTCTTGCTCATAAGCCAGCACCAGCACGGTTTGCGGGCCTGTGGAGAGCAGCTCACGCACTTCACCCAGGGCAATACCCTCGCGGTTGATGACCTGCAGGCCAATCAAATCCACCCAGTAATACTCATCACTGCCGGTAGACGGAAAACTGGAACGCGGCACAAACACGCGCGCGCCGCGCAATGCCTCTGCGGCATCGCGGTCATCCACACCTTCCGCCCAGGCCACCACGGTGTCGGAATGGTCCTTGGCTTGGCGGATCTTGAGCAGTAACGTGCCAGAGAATGTTTTGGCTCCGCGCTCTGAGGGCTGCAGAAACCAGCGTTTGGCCGAAAACAGGGCCTCAGGGCTGGTGCTGTGGGGCAAAACCTTGAACCAGCCCTTGACCCCCCAGGCGTCGGCAATGCGCGCAACCTCGACGGCATCTTCGGGCAGGTCAATCGGTTCGAGCGTGAGGGAGGTGGCCATGTTGGGATCAGACAAAAAGAAAAGGGCGGGATCCGCCGGGAAAACCCACGGAGCCCGCCCTCGTCAGGGGACTTTAAGCAGCCTTCTTGGCGGCTTGCTTGATCAGACGGTCCACGGTAGGCGAGGACTGGGCGCCCACGCTCTGCCAGTACGTCAGGCGGTCTTGCACGATGCGCAGGCCTTCTTCGGTTTCCTTGGCTGTAGGGTTGTAGAAGCCAATGCGCTCGATGAAGCGACCATCGCGACGAACGCGCTTGTCAGCCACAACGATGTTGAAGAAAGGACGGCCCTTAGAACCGCCGCGGGAGAGTCGAATGACGACCATGATTTATCCTTCGGGTGGTGAGCCAGCGTCAAAATGCGCAGGCCACGGAAATTTCGCAACGTTTGAGACACGCGACATGACCACCCGGCCAGCGACACGCTGCAAAGCCTGCAATTATATCCACAACCCTCTCCGTATGCCCACCATCCGCCCCAGCACTGACGCCGATATCGCCGCCATCACCGCCATTTACACCCACCACGTCCTGCACGGGACAGGCACCTTCGAGATCGATCCCCCCTCCGAATCCGACATGGCGACGCGCCGAGCCGACGTGCTGGCGCGCCAACTGCCCTGGATCGTGGCGGAAAAGAACGGCGAAGTTCTGGGCTTTGCCTACGCCAACTGGTTCAAGCCCCGCCCGGCGTACCGCTTTTCGGCCGAAGACTCGATTTACGTGGCCGAAACCGCTCGCGGCATGGGCGTAGGCCGCAAATTGCTGGCAGAGCTGACCGTGCAGGCAGAGGCGGCCGGTGTGCGCAAACTGCTGGCAGTGATTGGCGACTCGGCCAACGCGGGCTCCATCGGCGTACACCGCTCGCTGGGCTTCACGGACGTGGGCATCATGCGATCGGTGGGCTGGAAGTTTGGCGCCTGGCGCGACATCGTGCTCATGGAAAAGGTGCTGGGCGTTGGCGACACGACTGCACCCGAGTGAAGCCCGCATGAAAAACAAAACCCTGGCCGCCTGGCTGGCCTTCCTGGGTGGGCCGCTGGGCCTGCACCGTTTTTACTTGCGCGGTCTGTCGGACACGCTGGGCTGGATGCTGCCCATCCCCACGGCGCTGGGGCTGTACGGTATTCAACGGGTACAGCAGTTTGGCCAGGACGACCAGTACAGCTGGGTGCTGATCCCGCTGCTCGGGTTCACCATTGCGGGCTGCGCGCTGCAGGCCATTTGGTATGGCTTGCAAACACCCGAGAAGTGGAACGCCCGCTACAACCCCGCCGCCCCCGCAGAAGCCGCCCCCGGCCAAACCCGCTGGCTCACCATTGGCGCCATTGTGGTTTCGCTGCTGGTGGGCACCACAGTGCTGATGGCCAGTTTGGCATTCAGCTTTCAGCGCTACTTTGAATACCAGATCGAGGAAGCGCGAAAGATATCGCAGTAACCGCCAGCGGCAGCCCAGACGCTGGAGCCCCAGACAAAACGCCCTGTTCGGCGATCAGCCAAACAGGGCGTTAGCGCTTTATTTATAAGCGCAAGCAGCTATTATTTCAATAGCAATCAGAACAACTGCAAGCTGATCCAGTACGCAATGGCCGCCACGAACGCGCTGGCCGGTATCGTCAAAATCCAGGCCCAGATGATGTTGCCCGCCACGCCCCAACGCACGGCGCTGGCACGCTGGGTGGAGCCCACACCCACGATGGCACCGGTGATGGTGTGCGTGGTGGACACTGGGATGCCAAGCGTGGTGGCCAGGAACAGCGTGAGCGCCCCGCCCGTCTCGGCGCAAAAGCCGCCCACCGGCTTGAGCTTGGTGATCTTCTGGCCCATGGTCTTGACGATGCGCCAGCCGCCAAACATCGTGCCCAGGCCAATGGCCACGTAGCAGCTCACGATGGTCCAGGTCGGTGGCGCCGCATCGGTGGCCGAAGCGTAGCCGGTAGAGATGAGCAGCAGCCAGATGATGCCGATGGTCTTTTGCGCGTCGTTACCCCCATGCCCCAGGCTGTAGGCGCCAGCAGACACGAGCTGCAGACGGCGGAACCATTTGTCCACCTTGCTCGGGCGCACCCGGCGGAATATCCAGGCCACCGCCACCATCATCAGCGATCCCAGCAAGAAGCCCAGCAATGGCGAGATAAAGATGAAAGCCACAGCCTTCAGAATGCCCGCTGCCACCAGCGCACCGGCCCCCGCCTTGGCAATCACCGAGCCCACAATGCCCCCGATGAGCGCATGCGAAGAGCTGCTGGGAATGCCGTAGTACCAGGTGATCACATTCCAGGTGATGGCCCCCACCAGGGCACCAAACACCACGTGCACATCCACGATGCCAGGCTGCACAATGCCCTTGCCCACCGTGGCCGCCACGGTCAGGTTGTGGAAGACAAAAATCGCCACGCAATTGAAAAAGGCGGCAAAAAGCACTGCCTGCGCAGGCTTGAGCACCCCGGTAGACACCACGGTCGCAATCGAGTTGGCCGCATCATGAAACCCGTTCATGAAGTCGAACAAAATCGCCAGCGCGACGAGCAGCATCACAACCCACAGGGCCGTTTGTACGGTTTCCATGTTGGTCCGCCCGGTGGATCAGGAGTTCTCGAGGACGATGCCCTCGATGCAGTTGGCGACGTCCTCACACTTGTCGGTGATGGTTTCCAGCAGCTCGTAGATGGCCTTGAGCTTGATGACTTCACGCACATCGGGCTCTTCGCGAAACAGCTTGCTCATGGCGCTGCGCATCACGCGGTCGGCGTCGGATTCGAGCCGGTCGATCTCTTCGCAGGTCTTGAGAGCGGCCTCGGCCACAGCGGGGTCGGCAATCTTGTCGAGCAGCTTCACGGCATCGCGCAGGCGCTCGCAGCACTTGAGGCTCAGGTCCGTGAGGCGGGTGATTTCTTCGGTCATGTGGCGCACGTCGTACAGCGCCATGGTTTCTGCCGAGTCCTGGATCAGGTCGGCCACGTCGTCCATCGTGTTGATGAGCGTGTGGATCTGCTCTCGGTCAATGGGGGTGATGAAGGTCTTGTGGATGGCCTTGTTCACGTCGTGCGTAACACGGTCGGCCGCGCGCTCGGCGTTGTCCACATCCTGGTTGTATTTGTCCCGCAGATGGGGGTCGTTGTAGTTGGCCACCAGTTGCGAAAAGGCGCGAGCCGCTTCCACGATGCGATCAGCATGCTGGTTGAACATTTCAAAAAAATTGCCTTCGCGTGGCAACAGCTTGGCAAACAGCATGGAAGCTCCTGGTGGGAATTCAAAGATACAAAAGAACGAACGCCACGGGGTACCGTGACGGTTTTGTGACGGCGGATTTTAACCGTGCGTGTCTGCCCATCGGTGGCGGCAACCACTCACTTCCAGGCGATGGCAGGCGAAAACACACCCCGCGCCGGTCGCACGACAAGCACCAACCCCAGCCAGGCAGGCCTTTGAGCGACGTTAAGCGCCTTTGTGCGCCGTTGCAGCCTGCAGCTCAGGCACTGCGAAAGATGAAATACACCGCCCC
This genomic window contains:
- the rpsP gene encoding 30S ribosomal protein S16 → MVVIRLSRGGSKGRPFFNIVVADKRVRRDGRFIERIGFYNPTAKETEEGLRIVQDRLTYWQSVGAQSSPTVDRLIKQAAKKAA
- the rplS gene encoding 50S ribosomal protein L19, whose amino-acid sequence is MNLIQTLEAEEIARLNKTIPEFAPGDTVIVSVNVVEGTRKRVQAYEGVVIAKRNRGLNSGFTVRKISSGEGVERTFQTYSPLIASIEVKRRGDVRRAKLYYLRDRSGKSARIKEKLPSRKAAAVAA
- a CDS encoding GNAT family N-acetyltransferase, which codes for MPTIRPSTDADIAAITAIYTHHVLHGTGTFEIDPPSESDMATRRADVLARQLPWIVAEKNGEVLGFAYANWFKPRPAYRFSAEDSIYVAETARGMGVGRKLLAELTVQAEAAGVRKLLAVIGDSANAGSIGVHRSLGFTDVGIMRSVGWKFGAWRDIVLMEKVLGVGDTTAPE
- the rimM gene encoding ribosome maturation factor RimM (Essential for efficient processing of 16S rRNA), whose amino-acid sequence is MATSLTLEPIDLPEDAVEVARIADAWGVKGWFKVLPHSTSPEALFSAKRWFLQPSERGAKTFSGTLLLKIRQAKDHSDTVVAWAEGVDDRDAAEALRGARVFVPRSSFPSTGSDEYYWVDLIGLQVINREGIALGEVRELLSTGPQTVLVLAYEQDGKAQERMIPFVSAFVDKVELPEKRITVDWQPDY
- a CDS encoding inorganic phosphate transporter, which encodes METVQTALWVVMLLVALAILFDFMNGFHDAANSIATVVSTGVLKPAQAVLFAAFFNCVAIFVFHNLTVAATVGKGIVQPGIVDVHVVFGALVGAITWNVITWYYGIPSSSSHALIGGIVGSVIAKAGAGALVAAGILKAVAFIFISPLLGFLLGSLMMVAVAWIFRRVRPSKVDKWFRRLQLVSAGAYSLGHGGNDAQKTIGIIWLLLISTGYASATDAAPPTWTIVSCYVAIGLGTMFGGWRIVKTMGQKITKLKPVGGFCAETGGALTLFLATTLGIPVSTTHTITGAIVGVGSTQRASAVRWGVAGNIIWAWILTIPASAFVAAIAYWISLQLF
- a CDS encoding CobD/CbiB family protein — protein: MSFFAILFALLIEQARPLSRSNPIHAGLRAWALSVSRNFDAGKTHHGWVAWSLAVVLPALITLAIHWALLWGLGWPFAVLWSVAVLYITLGFRQFSHHFTGIRDALEEGQEDAARERLAHWQQVDVGMLPRSEIVRHVIEYSVIAAHRHVFGVLAWFSILAAVGLGPTGAVLYRMAEFVSRYWHPRHHAAGQSASEALQQASAKAWWAMDWLPSRLTALSFAVVGSFEEAIEGWRFHAQRFPNDNDGVVLAATAGAINVRLGGEALKARVDAMAAQQGLEMDADLGDSDSTPGVAPEVGHLRSVVGLVWRSVVVWMLLLALLTLARLLG
- the trmD gene encoding tRNA (guanosine(37)-N1)-methyltransferase TrmD, whose protein sequence is MRFDVITLFPELFAPFLAAGVTRRAYSTGQVDVRLWNPRDYAQGNYRRVDDRPFGGGPGMVMMAEPLERCLADIRAQRNEAPEAQVPLVLFSPIGRRLNHAEVEGWSASAGAVLLCGRYEGIDQRFIDAYVGVQLSLGDFVLSGGEIAALALLDAVTRLQPGVLNDEGSHQLDSFNPALDGLLDCPHYTRPEEWAGRAVPAPLMSGHHVQIERWRRDQRLLTTAQHRPDLIDAARAAGSLKPADEAVLAKLR
- a CDS encoding DUF47 domain-containing protein, whose amino-acid sequence is MLFAKLLPREGNFFEMFNQHADRIVEAARAFSQLVANYNDPHLRDKYNQDVDNAERAADRVTHDVNKAIHKTFITPIDREQIHTLINTMDDVADLIQDSAETMALYDVRHMTEEITRLTDLSLKCCERLRDAVKLLDKIADPAVAEAALKTCEEIDRLESDADRVMRSAMSKLFREEPDVREVIKLKAIYELLETITDKCEDVANCIEGIVLENS